The following DNA comes from Synechococcus sp. CC9616.
AATGGACGACAGATCTCGAGCAGCGCTGGCAGAGGAGGCTGGAGACGCTGACGATCCGTCGGCAGCGTCTCTGCACTCTGCTGTCGACGTTGTTGCGACATCCTGTCGCGACAGATGCTTTGTTCAAGCTGGGGAGCCAATGGCCTGCCATACCGCAACGCATCATCAGCAGCCTCAATCAGGTGTCCCCCCTGATGGCGAGTCTCTGATCCATGCCCCTCACACTTCACGGCATTGGCACGGCGGTTCCAACTCAGCGACTGAGCCAGGAAGAGGCGGTGCAAGTGGCGCATCGGATCAATGCCGAGAGCCCTGAGCAGAAAAGGTTGATGTCTCGGATTTATCAGAAAACCAAGGTTCTGAGCCGAGGGAGTGTCCTGCTCGACAAGGATGCCGAACGCGGCACGAGCCAGGAACAGCTCAGCTTCTACGGCCCTGAAAGTCCTGGAACGGCAGAACGGATGCAGGCTTTTGAGGCCCATGCCGGTCCGCTGGCACTTCAGGCCGCGTCGAAAGCGCTCAGCGACAGCAAGATTTCCCCAGGGGCGATCACCCACCTGGTGACGGTCAGTTGCACCGGGTTTCAATCACCCGGTGTTGATCTGTTCCTGATCGACAAGCTTGAGCTGGCTCCGAGTGTTCAGCGGACACATATCGGCTTCATGGGGTGTCACGGCGCACTGAATGGTTTGCGTGTTGCCCATGCCTTTGCGGAGATGGATCCCAAAGCGGTGGTCCTGCTCTGCGCCGTCGAGCTCTGCAGTCTTCATATGGCATATGGATGGCACCCGGAGAAGGTTGTCGCCAATGGTTTGTTTGCCGATGGTGCTGCTGCCGTCGTCGCCTCCGCTAAACCTTCCTGCTCCGATCCGACCCTGGTGTTGCGAGGCAGTGGCTCGACGGTGATTCCTGACAGTTCCGATCTCATGCACTGGGAGATCGGAGATCACGGATTTGCGATGGGTCTGTCTCCACGGGTTCCCGACGCAGTTGGGGCTGCCTTGTTGCCTTGGTTACGTGGCTGGCTCAAGGACCAGGCCATTGAACTGGAGGCGGTGACCAGCTGGGCCGTGCATCCCGGTGGTCCGAGAATTCTCTCGACCTGTTCAGATGTTTTGTCGCTGGATCCGAAGCTTCTGATCGAATCCAGAGGCGTTCTTGAAGAGCATGGCAACATGTCGTCGGCGACGATCCTGTTCATCCTTGAGCGCCTACGTCGGCGGTCGTCTGCAGGGCCTTGCCTCGCTCTTGCTTTCGGCCCCGGATTGAGCGCCGAGGTTGCTCTGTTCAATCTTGCTCGTTAGGAAGGATCGACGTAACAGCTCAGCTCAGCTCAGCTCAGCCATCATCCTGAGGCGACAGAACCTCGGTCGATGTCATTGGTTGCTGGCCTGTTTTGAAAAGGGCTGCTGCCACCTAGCTCCTAGTTTCAGGGGCCTGTCTGGAGAGCTTGTACCTGAGTTGTCCCTGAAATTTTTGTTCAACTGGGTGTGATTGTTGGTTATTGATGATTCACTGCCTGAGTAGTGGTTTTGTATATGTCGCCTTTATCTCGCCGTCAGACCCTGGGATGGTGAAGCTGTCACCGAGAACATCATGCTGGATGGTTCCGAATGAATGACTGCCTCCTCCATAACCATGTCCATCGAAGGAGCCTTTTTTCATGCCTGAAGTCAATGATGCTCAATCCCGTCTGAATCCCACCGATGTGAAGGCCATCCTCTCGCCACGTTCGGAGGAGGAGGTCCGCAAGGCGATCCTGACCGCGGCCGAAGCGGGCGATGCGATCTCCATGGCCGGCGGCCGGCATTCGATGGGGGGTCAGCAGTTCGGGACCGGAACAGTGCATCTCGATCTTCGTGGGATGGATCGAATCATTGACTTCGATCGTCGAAACGGTCTGATCGACGTTGAGGGTGGAATCATGTGGCCGGAATTGATCGGTTACCTCCACGCCGATCAGGACGGGAGCGAAACGGTCTGGGCGGTGCGACAGAAGCAGACCGGAATCGATCAGGTCTCCATTGCGGGCTCGCTCTCCTCCAACATCCACGGCCGGGGCCTTCGATTTCCGCCGTTTGTTTCGGACATCGAGTCCTTCCGGATCATCGACGCCGATGGACGCTTGAAGGTGTGCAGCCGAACCGAGAATCGTGAGCTCTTCGCCCTCGCGATCGGCGGGTACGGTCTCTTCGGCGTGGTGACCCGGGTCACGATTCGACTGGTGCCTCGGTTCAAGGTGAAGCGAATGGTGGAGGTCATCGCGGTGAGGAATCTCATGCCTCTGATCGATGCGGCGATCGAGGAAGGTTTCCTCTTCGGCGACTGTCAGTACTCAATCGACCTGCATAGCGGCGAGGAGTTCCATCCCGGAGTCTTCTCGTGCTACCGGCCGGTACCCGACCACACTCCCGTTCCCGAAGAGACCCGCCACATGGCGTCGTCCGACTGGGCCGATCTCTATCGACTCGCGCGAACCAATAAGGGAAAGGCCTTTGCGACGTACAAGCAGTTCTATCTCGGTACTTCGGGTCAGGTCTACTGGTCGGATGCCCACCAGCTTTCGAACGTGTTCGAAGGCTATGCAGCTGAGGTTTCCACCGATCAGGGGACCGAGATGATTACGGAGGTCTACGTCGACCGCGACTCACTGATCCCATTTCTGACCGAGGTGCGTGGGGACTTCATTCGCCATGGAGTCGACATGACCTATGGAACCATCCGGTTCATCGAGCCCGACGAGGAGAGTTTTCTCCCATGGGCTACTCGGAGAAGCGTTTGCATCGTCTGCAATCTGCATGTCATGCACACGCCGGGAGGCATCCAGAAGGCGCAGGCCGATTTTCGCCGGATCATCGACCGGGTGATCGAGCATGGGGGGCGGTTCTATCTCACTTATCACCCGTGGGCGACGAGGGAACAGGTCGAGACGTGCTATCCACGATTTGCGGAGTTCCTCGACGCGAAGCTGATGCACGACCCCGAATGCCGGTTTCAGAGCGACTGGTATCGGCACTACGCGACGCTGTTCGGCCGGGTCTGACCCGCGACGAACCCAGCCTTCCTGGCGTCCATGTTTCAGCCCGTCTGGCACACGGGAATCCGCTGCGAAGCTGAGTTCAGCCTGGCCTTGGTGGCGTTTGTGCTGTTGGTGGGTTGGCGTCAACCGGCGTGGCGGGTGGTGCTGTTTTGCTCCGGGGTGGATGTTTGCCCCTGGCCTGATCGATTCCTCTGCAGAATCACTTCATTGATGGGGAGCGTGGTGGCTGGAGCTGGTGTGAATCCTGCTGATCAGCGCTGGGGCTGGTAGTCGCTACTGCCACTGAGACGTTAGTTGTTGGAATTGTTGTAAGAGGCTTGTCCCTGCGTTGTCCCAGGTTTTTTGTGCAACTGGGCTTGATGGAGTTCAACTGAGCCATCCATCAATCGTTCAGGTTGATGGATCAGAAGGTGATCCTTGTGTGATGGCTTTGCGTGCGGTGTTGATGCTGCAGCAGTTGCTTTCGCTGTTCTATTGGCGTTTTGCTCCTGCAAATGCAGCAGCTGAATGCTGAATGACAGATCTTTTTGGAAATTTTTCATGCATTGAAAGCGTGTATGGACCACGAGCCAATAAAGGATTGGTGATGTATTTTAATCGAAAAAAATTGCCAGTAAATTATGATTATTTTGGGTATACTTATTAAAATCTTTCTTTAAACGCGATTGCTTGCCGTTCTTAATAATTCAATCAAATTTAGCCTGATAGAATTACCAAATACAACCTCTATTTCTGATTCAGTTCAAGCAATTATGAGTGAGGGCGAGTTTGTCTCCGAAAACAAAATAATTGACCTTGAAAAATCAAAATTGCGTTCCCCCTGAAACGTATTGAAGTACTAGACACCTCCCAGCAGGCTTCCAGAGATCGACTTCAAATGAGTTTGCGGCTTGTTCAAGTCCACACTATTAGCCGATCTCTGGGAAGCTAGTTCCTTAAAAACGGGATCATTGATCTGGTTCGCAGACAATTTATTCATGTCTGCTGTTGAACACGAAATTTCTTCAGAAAGGCCAAATCCTGCGTAAACAGCATAAGCCCGTTGGGCTCCCGTGCCATGAGATTTACTACCGATTGTGTATGCAGCTTGAGCCATACTGATGATATCTCTCTTCGTGATTTCAAGTTCATTAGCACCTTGCCCAAGGATTGCTCCAGAAAGGCAATCGGCTTGTAATTCAGAGACTGGCTGAACATATTCCATTTCAAAAGCTGTCTGAAGATAGTGCGCATATTCATGGGCAATCACATAAGCAATTGCTGCAGGTCCAAAGTGTTTGAAGAAAGGTTCAAGCTGCTCTTGGACGACATAAATTGTGTTGACCCGTGGGCAATAGGAGGTTCCACCCACATCAGTCGCGATCCTTCCTCCGTGGTTGGAAACGCAACCACCAAGGACCTTGGTGTCTGATTTAACGTTGGTGATGATCTGCGGTGGGTTGAAATTCTTGAGCTTCGGATCTTTTTGCCAGTGGTAAATCACGTAGTTGCCAAAGGCTTCAACGCTCTGGTTGAGACTGGCTGATTTTACTGGATATTGGGCTGTTGCAGTAAGTAAGCCCAGTGCAGAAATGGCACCGAAAGCTTTTTGGGCCAAGCTCATGAGCAATGTGGTGATTGCATACAGCTTCAATTTAGCGATCAAACAACTGTTTGGCAGCAGCCATGCTCAATGATGAATCAATGCCTCTAGTTCTTGAAGTGGCTAATTTGGTGAAGAGCTTGTTTGGGCAATGCGTGTTGCGTCATCATTAGTTTCGATATCTTTGCCGGCTCTACCTTTGATTCAGCTGCCTGTGCAGGCAGGCTGGTTTGTCGATTACAATCTGATTGCGTAGAATAAGCAAGTATAATAACGCATGATAACGCACTATTTACCTGATGATCCTTTGTGGAAGAAGTTGGATACTGAAGCCGGGATTTACGCTAAAGTTTGTTCATGGTTTCGATACATGACTTTTAAAGACTGCATTCCAAGACTGGGCAAAACCGCTTATCACGGTCTACGACGGCATCGCCGTATCAGTAAGCGACATGGATGGCGCACAGGACGCGTCCGGCAAGTAATGGTTGAAACCTGCCAAGGAGACCCTGTCGCAAGGCTTGCCTGCGAACTCAAAGTCACCGATAATCGATTGGAACGTCTTTAAAAGGGGAAGGGGAATTTATGAATATTATCAACCTAGATAAGATGTTGAACAAAACTCACAAAAAAACTTCAGCGCAATACTTAATGCAAAGTTGTAACGGGAAACCAAATTGTACTAGTATAGAGAAATGAGAATTATCAACTTTCTTTCTATCGGGTGCCTATGGCTGCCTTTAGGAATCTGTTTTAACTCAACGATTGCTACTCCAGTCTTCGCCGCGGAAAACATTGCACAAGTCACCACTTTAACTGACAATCAGGAAACAGTTAATAGAGCGATTGATTTACAAAAGACAGGTAATTACGCTGAAGCTGCCAAGATATGGAAGACTCTTGTTGAGATCAGGAAATCAAAATATGGATCGGAAAGTCTTGCTGCCTCCTATGGCTACAATAGGTTAGGACGTATATATTTTGATCAAGGCTTTTACAACGAGGCAGAGACTTATCTTCAGAGAGCGCTGGCGATACAGGAAAAGCAATCAAGTGCCGATCCTTTGGAGATGATCTCTACACTCAGTTACCTAGCCGTGGTGTATCAAACTCAATCTTTATATAGTGAAGCGGAACCACTGTTTCAAAAAGCAATTTCAATTTCCGAAGAGATATCAGGAGAGAGTCACGTCTACACAGCTGTACTTTATAGAAGCTTGGGTGAGCTATATTCAAAGCAAGGCTTCTACCGCAAAGCAGAAAGATTGTTCCAAAGAGCAATTAAGATTTTTGAGAATAAACTAGGAATTGCTAATTTTCAAGCAGCCATTACTCTTCGACATCTGGCTGATGTTTACAAAAAAGAAAGATTATACGCAAAAGCCACACCGCTTTACCTTGACGTTCTCTCTATTTACACAAAAATACTGCCAGAAAATCATCCAGAGACTGCTTTGACACTTAATCACCTAGCATGGGCATATTCAGAGCAAGGCTTAAGTAATAAGGCCGAGACGCTGTTTCGACAATCTTTAGATATCTATTTAATTTCACACGGCGAAAACCACCCTGCGACGTTAGTAAGTATGAATAATCTTGCGATGTGGTATATGAAAGAAGATCAAGCCCATAAAGCAGAGCCGCTATTGCTGGAGGTGCTCAGCAACTTTGAGAAGATCTACGGTCCAAATCATCCATCTACAGCTGATATTATAAATAATTTAGCCTTTTTATATGAGAGCCAAGGATCAAGTAAAAAATCAGCACAAATGCTTAAGAGAGGTTTGATTATTGAAGCAGATTTGATTCAAAGAGAAGTACCTTTTCTAGCGCGAAATGATCGACTTTCATTTATCAAAAGCCTTGGGTTTACTCATGAAGCAAGTTTCTCATTGGCGTCATCTGGGACAAGTGGTGCTGAGGTATCTCTCTTCGCTCGCTTGAATCGCCAAGGCTTATTGACAGAAATTGAAAAAAGACAAGCACTTATATCAATGTTTTCAGGTGAACAAGTTAAATTAGCAAATGAACTCAAGGAAGTTATGAAACAAATAGCTTCTTTAGCAATCACACCTGATCAACGTAAAGCCCTGTCCGAGCGGCAAGAGTTCATAGAAAAACAATTATACCGATTGTTGCCGCAATTGAAACCTAGGATTGTTGAGGTAGAAGAGATTGCCAAAGCTCTTCCAGCAGATAGTGTATTGATTGAATTTCAACGATATCGTCCCTTTACTGCAAACCGTCCTGTTGACAAGCGTTGGGATGATGAACGCTATTTAGCAATGGTGCTCAATTCGAATGGGACAATTGAGGTGGTAGATTTAGGATCTGCTGAATTAATTGATAAAAATATTAGCAAAGCTGTAGAAGCAATTGAAAGTCAGTCAAATGAATCGCCAGCATTAATCAAAAGAATTAGCGAAATAATTGTTTATCCACTACTGAATGTTGTTAAAAGTACTAAAACTTGGTTCATCTCGCCAGATGGTGAGCTGAATCGTCTGCCTTTTGCAGCTCTACCTACAGCTGACAATGGCTATTTGAGTGATCAAGTTGAGCTGAGACTGTTGACTACCGGCCGTGAGCTCTTAGATCTACAGAAACCAATTTATTTAGCCAAAGGTGATGTGTTGATCATTGCAGACCCAAACTACGATGGAGTTGTGTCTCAGAGGCAGGTTGTTACTAGTTACAACCATGATGATACAAGTGTGAAACGTTCAGCTGCTTTGCCTACTCAATTGAAATGGCAGCGCTTGAAGGCAACAGCATATGAAGGCACAAAAATTCAAGGGTTAGTGGGCGGCGAACTATTGATGGATTTAAAAGCCACTGCGACCACTGTCAAGCAAATTCGTGCCCCACAAATTCTTCATCTAGCGACGCATGCTTTTTACCTGCCTGATCAAACAAATAAGGGGGCGACCCCACGCGTAGCGTCAAAAACGCAGCGCAGCAGTGGTGAAGGCTTGAGCACATCGCTTTTACAAGGTGAAAGTCCGCTATTGAGAAGTGGGATTGCTTTGGCAGGGGCCAATCAGCCGAATGCAAATCCAAATGACGATGGTTACTTAACAGCTTTAGAGGTGGCTCAACTCGATTGGGATGGAACAGAGCTTGTTGTGATTTCAGCCTGTGAGTCAGGGCGAGGCGATATTCGTGCTGGTGAAGGGGTTTATGGTTTGAAACGTGCAATTGCCGTAGCCGGCGCAAGGAGCAGTTTGCTGAGTCTGTGGAAGGTGGATGATGCAGCAACAGCAGCCTTTATGGAGAGCTTCTATCAGCGCTTAAAGCAAGGAAAAGGCAAAGCTGATGCCTTGGCTGAAACGCAAAAGGAGTTCCGCAATCACCCCATTCCGATGTGGCGTGAACCGTATGTATGGGCAGCATTCCAGCTGAGTGGAGATTGGAGACCGGTGGAGGGTCTTTAATCCCGAAGTCATCGTCCCGAACAGGTTTGCCTACCAGAGACCTGGTTTTGGAATCACCCCTCAGGCCATGGAACGAGTGGTTGGCTTCGGAGGGTTGAACTCCACATCCACCTCAACCAACTCCACCCATGAAAAAGATTCTTGTTTCCCTGTTCGCTCTCGGTGGTGTCTCGATTGAAATCATCCCAATAGCAGAGGCGTATTCCAGCTGTGCCACTTCCTGGTATGGAAGTGGTCCCTATCGCACCCGTAGCACTTATTTGCGGTGGAATCTCCGATGTTTCTGATGTTGTGAACCAGCTTCTACGTAAAAATTAGTCAAGAAGTCACCAACCAAGATCTTGTTTGACCAAGTGACAAATGTCAGCACAAATTACCATCTTGACCTGTTGGCGACCCATCCAAAAAGCCTGAGACTCCATACCTGCACCCGAAGACTTCTCGAATGATCTCGTTCGAGCGGAAACGGTAATGGTCCAATTAGGAATTCCGGAGCATGTCTGCAGAGGTTGAGAGTAGTCCTGCAATCTGGTGAAGGTCGAGCTGTTTCACCTCCAGCAGTTACCGCAGCGTTGTACCGACGCGTGCGTAGCCCATGAATTCTCGAACATCCTTTAACCCGTGCTTCTCTGAAAATTCACGCCAGATCCAGCCGTTCTTGGCGTCCTTGTTTCAGTCCGTCTGGCACACGGGAATCCGCTGCGGCGCTGAGTTCATCCAGGCGTTGGTTGCATTTCTGCTGTTGGTGAGTTGGCGGCACCGGCGTGGCGGGTGGTGCTGTTTTGCGCCTCGGTGGTGGTTTGCCCCTGGTCTGATCCGTTCCTCTGCAGAATCACTGCATTGATGGGGGGCTTGGTGGCTGGAGCTGG
Coding sequences within:
- a CDS encoding type III polyketide synthase; its protein translation is MPLTLHGIGTAVPTQRLSQEEAVQVAHRINAESPEQKRLMSRIYQKTKVLSRGSVLLDKDAERGTSQEQLSFYGPESPGTAERMQAFEAHAGPLALQAASKALSDSKISPGAITHLVTVSCTGFQSPGVDLFLIDKLELAPSVQRTHIGFMGCHGALNGLRVAHAFAEMDPKAVVLLCAVELCSLHMAYGWHPEKVVANGLFADGAAAVVASAKPSCSDPTLVLRGSGSTVIPDSSDLMHWEIGDHGFAMGLSPRVPDAVGAALLPWLRGWLKDQAIELEAVTSWAVHPGGPRILSTCSDVLSLDPKLLIESRGVLEEHGNMSSATILFILERLRRRSSAGPCLALAFGPGLSAEVALFNLAR
- a CDS encoding FAD-binding protein, whose protein sequence is MPEVNDAQSRLNPTDVKAILSPRSEEEVRKAILTAAEAGDAISMAGGRHSMGGQQFGTGTVHLDLRGMDRIIDFDRRNGLIDVEGGIMWPELIGYLHADQDGSETVWAVRQKQTGIDQVSIAGSLSSNIHGRGLRFPPFVSDIESFRIIDADGRLKVCSRTENRELFALAIGGYGLFGVVTRVTIRLVPRFKVKRMVEVIAVRNLMPLIDAAIEEGFLFGDCQYSIDLHSGEEFHPGVFSCYRPVPDHTPVPEETRHMASSDWADLYRLARTNKGKAFATYKQFYLGTSGQVYWSDAHQLSNVFEGYAAEVSTDQGTEMITEVYVDRDSLIPFLTEVRGDFIRHGVDMTYGTIRFIEPDEESFLPWATRRSVCIVCNLHVMHTPGGIQKAQADFRRIIDRVIEHGGRFYLTYHPWATREQVETCYPRFAEFLDAKLMHDPECRFQSDWYRHYATLFGRV
- a CDS encoding CHAT domain-containing tetratricopeptide repeat protein, with the translated sequence MRIINFLSIGCLWLPLGICFNSTIATPVFAAENIAQVTTLTDNQETVNRAIDLQKTGNYAEAAKIWKTLVEIRKSKYGSESLAASYGYNRLGRIYFDQGFYNEAETYLQRALAIQEKQSSADPLEMISTLSYLAVVYQTQSLYSEAEPLFQKAISISEEISGESHVYTAVLYRSLGELYSKQGFYRKAERLFQRAIKIFENKLGIANFQAAITLRHLADVYKKERLYAKATPLYLDVLSIYTKILPENHPETALTLNHLAWAYSEQGLSNKAETLFRQSLDIYLISHGENHPATLVSMNNLAMWYMKEDQAHKAEPLLLEVLSNFEKIYGPNHPSTADIINNLAFLYESQGSSKKSAQMLKRGLIIEADLIQREVPFLARNDRLSFIKSLGFTHEASFSLASSGTSGAEVSLFARLNRQGLLTEIEKRQALISMFSGEQVKLANELKEVMKQIASLAITPDQRKALSERQEFIEKQLYRLLPQLKPRIVEVEEIAKALPADSVLIEFQRYRPFTANRPVDKRWDDERYLAMVLNSNGTIEVVDLGSAELIDKNISKAVEAIESQSNESPALIKRISEIIVYPLLNVVKSTKTWFISPDGELNRLPFAALPTADNGYLSDQVELRLLTTGRELLDLQKPIYLAKGDVLIIADPNYDGVVSQRQVVTSYNHDDTSVKRSAALPTQLKWQRLKATAYEGTKIQGLVGGELLMDLKATATTVKQIRAPQILHLATHAFYLPDQTNKGATPRVASKTQRSSGEGLSTSLLQGESPLLRSGIALAGANQPNANPNDDGYLTALEVAQLDWDGTELVVISACESGRGDIRAGEGVYGLKRAIAVAGARSSLLSLWKVDDAATAAFMESFYQRLKQGKGKADALAETQKEFRNHPIPMWREPYVWAAFQLSGDWRPVEGL